The genomic region GTGCCGGCTCCGCAGGCCGCCAGCACCAGCAGCTGTACGCCCGCCTCGGCGGCCTCCTCGGCCAGCCGCCAGCCGTAGCGCAGGGCGGACTCGACCTGGTCGCCGGTGAGCGCCGGCTCGGCCTCGATCGGGCCCGCCGTCGGCGCGGTGACCACCTGGAGGCTCGCGCCGCACTCGGCGGCCAGCCGGGCGAGCGCGCCCCGCCCGGCGCGGGCCTGCTCGGCCCGGCGCATCGACTCCCCGGGCACGGTGCCGGCGGCGGCCCCGCCGGCGTGGTCGCCGTGCACCAGCAGCACGCGTGCCGACGCCCAGGCGGCCGGGGTCGGGGTGCCCTGGGTGGCGGCGGCGAAGCCGACCACCCGGTCCAGCACGCCCAGCCCGGCGCCGGGCACGTCGAGGGTGGCGAGCCGCTCGATCGCCTGCGGACCGGCGTACTCGTCGGGCATCGGCAACTCCATGCCCGGCTGGATGACGAGCCCGGTGGCGACCATCGGCAACGCCATGGTCGGCGCGGCCCAGGGGGTGACGCCTCCGGTGGGGGCGGCCGGCGGGGCGGGGGTCCGCACGTCCGGCAGGGCGACCAGCTCCGGCATCGGCTCCAGGGCGGCGCCGTTCACGGCGGCGGCCGGCGGGGCGGCCAGGGCGGGTTCGGCGGCGGCCGGCGCCACGGCGGCCGGGGCACCCGGCGCGGCGGTCGTGCCCGGCTTGAGCCAGGCGGGCTGGCCGGCGACCACCAGGACCACCGCGTCGCAGGCGTCGGCGACCGCCCGGTTGGCCGCGCCCAGCGCGTCGGTGAAGGCCCGGCCGAGCGGGGTGGTCGGTACCAGGGAGAGGCCCACCTCCGGGCTGACCAGCACCAGCCGGGCCGGGCAGCCGCGGACGGAGGCGGCCAGCTCGGCGATCGTCGCCGTGTCGTCCGCCGGCTGGTGCGCCGGGTCCAGCAGCACGGTCACCCAACCGCCGAGGTCGTCGACGAGCAGGGTCTCGTTCGGTTCGGCGGCGGCGATCACGTCGGCCAGCCGGCGCGGGTCGCCGGCGGTCTCCTCCGTGGTCCAGCTGCCCGGCCGCCGTTCCCGGTGCGCCGCCAGCCGGGCGGCCCACTCGGTGTCGTCCGGGTCCCCCTCGGGCGCGGTGGCCACGTAACGGACCACCGGCGCGTCGCTGACCAGGGACTCGGCGAACTCGGACTTGCCGGACCGGATGCCGCCGAGCACCAGGACCGTGTTCCACCCGTCAACCGACATGCCCGTACCTTAAAGCCGCCGGGGGTGGGGCTGCCTGCCGGCCCGGGCGGTCAGCCGCAGTGCTCGAACCCGCTCGCGTAGCTGACCCCACCGGTCGACCCGCCCCACTTGACGCACGCCCCGGCCGCGCCCGCCCGCACCGGGCCGGCGTAGTAGTCGAACGAGCCGCTGTCGGTGCTCCGGGCCTTCCCCTTCACCTCCAGGTACGCCGACACCGCCGTTCGCGTGCCGACCGCGGTGTCCTTCAACGTGACCGTGCAGTTGGCGCCGGTGCCCGGGTGGTAGAGCAGGTAGACGCGGCCCTTGCGCGTGCCGTCGCCGCCGGTCAGCGTCGCGGAGTCGATCACCTGATAGCCGCTGCCGCACACCTGGGTCGCCGTATACGGGTTGGGTCTGCTCGGTTTCGGGCTGCTGGTCGTGGGCGTGGGCCGGGCGCTGGTGCCTCCGGTCGGCCCGGTGCTCGGCGCGCCGCCGGCCGGTTCGCTCGGCCGGCCCGGTGCGCCACCCGGCGTGGGGGTCGCCGGCCGGGTGCCGCTCGGCGTGCTGGTGGCCGCCCGCCCGGGCGTGGTCGCGGCCGGCTGCGGCGCCGGCGACTGCGGTGCCTGCCCCGACTCGCCGGCCAACGCGGGCGGCCGCCCGCCGCCCTCGGGCCCGCCGCCGGGCCGCAACGTGATCACGGCCACCGTGGCGGCGACCGCCACCAGCACGACCGCGGCGGCCCCGACCAGCAGGGCCCGACGGCGGCCGCCCGACCCTGCCGGGCGGGGGTCCTCCCGGGTGTCCACCGCCCCCGCGGGTGGCCACGGCGCCGCCCCGACCGGGTGTCCGGCCGGGCCGGCAGAGCCCGTCGCGGCCGGCGGTGCGGCCGGCGCTCCGGTGCCGCCCGCACCCGCGGCGGAGACCGGCGCGATCCCGGCGGAGTAGGTCGGCTGCCCGGGGCCGTGGCCGGGCCGGACGCCGGGCGGCGGCGTGGTCGGATGGGCCGGGGCGCCGGTGGGCGGCGTGGTCGGGAGAGCCGGAGCGCCGGTCGGCGGCGTGGTCGGAAGGGCCGGGTGGGCCGGGCTGCCGGTGGGCGGCGTGGCCGGGAGAGCCGGGGTGCCGGCCAGCGGCGTAGCGGCCAGGTGGGCCGGGGTGCCGGGTGGAGGTGTGGTCGGGAAGGACGAGGGGACCGGGTCACCGGGCGGGGCGGGGTGCGTACCCCCGGGAACGGCCGGCGGAATCGCGGCCGGCGGGGTCGGGGTCGGCGGGGCCTGGACCGGCGGCAGCCCGGTGGCCGGGGCGGACGGGCCGGCGGCGGCCGCCGGGCCGGCCGGGGTCGGGCCGGCCAGCGCCCACGGCGGGCGGGCGGAGAGCGGGATGGTGGCCAGCGTCGCGTCGCGTGTCTCGGCGGCGGCCCGGGCCAGGTCGGCGGCGCTGCCGAACCGGTCCGCCGGGCGCTTCGCCAGCGCGCGGGCGACCAGATCGACGACCGCCGGCGGGGTGCCCGGCGGCAGGGGCGCCGGTTCGTCCTGGAGGTGCCGCAGCGCCACCTCGAGGGGGTTCTCCCCGACGAACGGGGGCTGCCCGGCCAGGCAGTAGTAGGCGACGGCGCCGAGCGCGTAGACGTCGGTGGCGCCCGAGACCGGCTGGCCGGCGGCCTGCTCGGGGGACATGTACGAGGCGGTGCCGAGGACCATGTTGGCCGCGGTGATGCCGGCCAGGGTGCTGGAGCGGGCGATGCCGAAGTCGACCAGCACCACCCGGCCGTCGGGCTTGACCAGCAGGTTGCCCGGCTTCACGTCCCGGTGCACGATGCCGGCGAGGTGCGCGGTGTGCAGGGCCTCGGCGGCCTGCGCCACCACGGACATGGTGGACGCGGCGTCCAGCCGGCCGGCCCGGCCGACCCAGCCGACCAGCGGCTCACCCTCGACGTACTCCATCACCAGGTAGTCGACCCGGCTGCCGTCGGGGAGGGCGGCCTGGCCGACGTCGTGCACCGCGACGACGCCGGGGTGCCGCAGGGCGGCCAGCATCCGCGCCTCGGCCCGGAACCGGGCGGTGAACTCGGGGTCGGCGACCAGCGACGGCAGCAGCACCTTCACCGCCACCTCGCGTTCGAGCAGGATGTCCGTGCATCGCCACACCGCACCCATCCCGCCCGTCGCCACACGCTCGCCCAGCCGGTACCGGTCGCTGAGGACCACTCCCCGAGTCAGCACCGGGCCACCGTACCGGTCGATGCCGACGCGTCGATGCACCCCGGGGCACCCGGGTCCGCCGTGCGCCTCGTCGGGCCGCGGGACTCGCAAGGTCACTCCTCGCGTCCACAGGAGGCGAGCGAGCGGCCGTCGCGCGCCGGGCCGACTACGCTTGCGGGGGTTCGTCCCACGGGACTACGGCGGCGAGGGGAGACGCGGCATGGCGTGGAGCTGGCGGTACGAGGGCACGGACGGCCAGTCGGTGCAGGGGCCGACGGAGTCGTTCGGCAGCCAGGCCGATGCCGAATCCTGGATCGGTCAGACCTGGCGCGAGCTCGCGGCGTCCGGCGTCACCTCGGTCGCGCTTCTGGAGGACGACCGCGTCGAGTACCGGATGAGCCTGCTGCCCACGGCCGAGTGATGGCGTACGACCGTCCGGGCGGGGAACCGCTCGTGCTCGGTGTGCCGCGGGCGGCGTTCCGGCCCAGCCCCGTCTTCCTGGCCCTGGTCGCGCTGTTCGTGACGACCGGGGTGCTGGCCTGGAACCAGGTCGGCAACGTCCGGCTGGACGTCTTCGGATTCGTGGTCTCCGGCTGGCTGGTGTCGCTCTGCCTGCACGAGTACGCGCACGCGGTGGTGGCGTTCCGCGCCGGCGACCGCAGCGTCGCGCACCGCGGCTACCTGACGCTCAACCCGCTGAAATACAGCCATCCGCTGCTGTCCATCGCGCTGCCGGTGCTGGTGGTGCTGCTCGGCGGCATCGGCCTGCCCGGCGGCGCGGTCTGGGTGGACCGGCACGCCATCCCGGGGCGGCTGCGGCACACCCTGGTCAGCCTCGCCGGCCCGGCCACCAACGTGCTCTTCACCCTGCTGCTCGTGCTGGCCCTGCGGGCCGGCACCGGGACCGGCGGGTCGATCGAGTTCTGGGCCGGGGTGGCGTTGCTGGCGTTCCTCCAGCTCACCGCGAGCGCGCTCAACCTGCTGCCGGTGCCGGGACTGGACGGCGGCAACATGATCCAGCCGTGGCTGAACCAGCAGTGGCG from Micromonospora sp. WMMD812 harbors:
- a CDS encoding site-2 protease family protein; this encodes MAYDRPGGEPLVLGVPRAAFRPSPVFLALVALFVTTGVLAWNQVGNVRLDVFGFVVSGWLVSLCLHEYAHAVVAFRAGDRSVAHRGYLTLNPLKYSHPLLSIALPVLVVLLGGIGLPGGAVWVDRHAIPGRLRHTLVSLAGPATNVLFTLLLVLALRAGTGTGGSIEFWAGVALLAFLQLTASALNLLPVPGLDGGNMIQPWLNQQWRRMYDLFAPYGFILLFALLWNPRISGWFFGVVFAVGDALGLPSWLYAAGFDLIRFWRG
- a CDS encoding bifunctional adenosylcobinamide kinase/adenosylcobinamide-phosphate guanylyltransferase, translating into MSVDGWNTVLVLGGIRSGKSEFAESLVSDAPVVRYVATAPEGDPDDTEWAARLAAHRERRPGSWTTEETAGDPRRLADVIAAAEPNETLLVDDLGGWVTVLLDPAHQPADDTATIAELAASVRGCPARLVLVSPEVGLSLVPTTPLGRAFTDALGAANRAVADACDAVVLVVAGQPAWLKPGTTAAPGAPAAVAPAAAEPALAAPPAAAVNGAALEPMPELVALPDVRTPAPPAAPTGGVTPWAAPTMALPMVATGLVIQPGMELPMPDEYAGPQAIERLATLDVPGAGLGVLDRVVGFAAATQGTPTPAAWASARVLLVHGDHAGGAAAGTVPGESMRRAEQARAGRGALARLAAECGASLQVVTAPTAGPIEAEPALTGDQVESALRYGWRLAEEAAEAGVQLLVLAACGAGTEAAAAAVLAATAGAEPPAVLGRVVTDSGEIDDAAWMRRCATVRDALHRTRRSPRGAKDVLAELGGGDIAIATGVLLGATARRIPVMVDGPVGLAAGMVSRDLAGQARHWCLIADHGGHPAARLAADVLGLTPVLDLKLDLGEGANALVALPMLNSVLALAAALPTHPSLGGGEPGHDGTGADTAAEEPEYAEPEPAGPGPTSTEPEFAEPEPAGPGPTSTEPVDPSGWRAD